One Georgenia wutianyii DNA segment encodes these proteins:
- the rplM gene encoding 50S ribosomal protein L13: protein MRTYTPKPGDVEKNWYVIDATDVVLGRLATHVATLLRGKHKPSFAPHVDNGDFVIVVNAEKVALTGSKLEDKLAYRHSGYPGGLKATTYAQLLERFPERVIEKAVRGMVPKTTLGRDQLKKLKVYAGPEHPHAAQQPQAFEITQVAQ from the coding sequence GTGCGCACGTACACACCGAAGCCCGGCGACGTCGAGAAGAACTGGTACGTCATCGACGCTACCGACGTCGTCCTCGGCCGACTGGCGACCCACGTCGCCACCCTGCTCCGTGGGAAGCACAAGCCGAGCTTCGCTCCGCACGTCGACAACGGTGACTTCGTCATCGTCGTCAACGCGGAGAAGGTCGCCCTCACCGGCAGCAAGCTCGAAGACAAGCTCGCCTACCGCCACTCGGGCTACCCGGGCGGCCTCAAGGCGACCACCTACGCACAGCTGCTGGAGCGCTTCCCCGAGCGCGTCATCGAGAAGGCCGTGCGCGGGATGGTGCCCAAGACGACCCTCGGTCGTGACCAGCTCAAGAAGCTCAAGGTGTACGCCGGCCCTGAGCACCCCCACGCCGCGCAGCAGCCGCAGGCCTTCGAGATCACCCAGGTTGCCCAGTAG
- a CDS encoding lasso RiPP family leader peptide-containing protein: MYEAPRMTEVGSVHGLTLGKLAWGPQKDNHIWWDVWGDPADPKPPVGSR; encoded by the coding sequence ATGTACGAAGCGCCACGCATGACCGAGGTGGGAAGCGTCCACGGCCTGACCCTGGGCAAGCTCGCCTGGGGTCCTCAGAAGGACAACCACATCTGGTGGGACGTCTGGGGCGACCCGGCCGACCCGAAGCCCCCGGTCGGCTCCCGCTGA
- a CDS encoding lasso peptide biosynthesis B2 protein, with the protein MRPLGTVRTLLRRPPRAWFRAAQAAALAGVVEVGLRTVRLPRLTRLLGVRLVLDGAVGRVGDPGLVRLSSSEAERLDVTWRLLRHRPFNGTCLRRALLGAHALRHRDHAVRIGVQKVAGEVKAHAWLEVDGIVMDPDGIESFRSLTAGAPA; encoded by the coding sequence GTGAGGCCGCTCGGCACGGTCCGCACGCTCCTGCGGCGTCCGCCCCGCGCGTGGTTCCGGGCAGCACAGGCCGCCGCCCTCGCCGGGGTCGTCGAGGTCGGGCTGCGTACCGTGCGACTCCCCCGGCTCACGCGGCTGCTGGGCGTGCGCCTCGTCCTGGACGGAGCCGTCGGGCGGGTCGGTGACCCCGGTCTGGTACGGCTGTCCTCCTCCGAGGCGGAGCGCCTCGACGTCACCTGGCGGTTGTTGCGCCACCGGCCGTTCAACGGCACCTGCCTGCGCCGGGCGCTGCTCGGCGCCCACGCGCTGCGCCACCGCGACCACGCGGTCCGCATCGGGGTGCAGAAGGTCGCCGGGGAGGTCAAGGCGCACGCCTGGCTCGAGGTGGACGGGATCGTCATGGACCCGGACGGCATCGAGAGCTTCCGGTCGCTCACGGCGGGGGCACCCGCATGA
- a CDS encoding asparagine synthase-related protein, with protein MSTPTAHATFTRLTRAETHLALPAEGPVDAPRHPTSGTARQVLESVLLDALTTSPCYVLFSGGRDSSALLALATHVARRQGLPEPVPVTVRHPGVPEADETSWQDLVLGHLRLREHVVLEFRGEQRLLGEVATAALLRHGPLWPEAVQLQGAVYRQLDVGAVVSGEGGDLLLDGRRAGALRDALAMTRPRRRHLRRGLRAARPTHLRRRELRRHRSDLTPPWLRPPAAEAYLRQVLAMSAEPLRWDAATRAGLRARPMVVAMDNFEAGIAEYGSRPVTPFTDLRVADALAAEGGPLGLGDRTAIFRRLFHDVLPDRVLARRSKASFNSTRWGPQEREFAHGWDGSGLDPAWVDPVALRAAWLEEDPHPAADFLLHVAWAHAHGVPVWPEGSS; from the coding sequence ATGAGCACCCCGACGGCGCACGCGACGTTCACCCGGCTCACGCGGGCCGAGACGCACCTCGCCCTGCCGGCCGAGGGTCCGGTGGACGCGCCCCGTCACCCCACAAGCGGCACCGCCCGCCAGGTGCTCGAGTCCGTGCTCCTCGACGCCCTCACCACCTCCCCGTGCTACGTCCTCTTCTCCGGCGGCCGTGACTCCTCCGCCCTCCTCGCGCTGGCGACGCACGTCGCGCGCAGGCAGGGTCTGCCGGAGCCGGTCCCGGTCACCGTTCGCCACCCGGGCGTGCCGGAGGCCGACGAGACCTCCTGGCAGGACCTCGTCCTGGGGCACCTGCGCCTGCGCGAGCACGTCGTCCTGGAGTTCCGCGGCGAGCAGCGCCTCCTCGGCGAGGTCGCCACCGCCGCGCTGCTCCGGCACGGGCCGCTGTGGCCCGAGGCAGTCCAGCTGCAGGGAGCCGTCTACCGGCAGCTCGACGTCGGTGCCGTCGTCTCCGGGGAGGGCGGCGACCTGCTCCTCGACGGCCGGCGTGCCGGTGCCCTCCGCGACGCCCTCGCGATGACCCGGCCCCGGCGCCGGCACCTGCGTCGCGGGCTGCGGGCGGCCCGCCCCACCCACCTGCGCCGTCGTGAGCTGCGCCGGCACCGCTCCGACCTCACCCCGCCGTGGCTACGGCCCCCGGCCGCCGAGGCGTACCTGCGCCAGGTCCTCGCGATGAGCGCCGAGCCGCTGCGGTGGGACGCCGCGACCCGGGCCGGGCTGCGCGCCCGCCCGATGGTCGTGGCCATGGACAACTTCGAGGCCGGCATCGCGGAGTACGGCTCGCGGCCGGTCACCCCGTTCACCGACCTGCGCGTCGCCGACGCCCTCGCCGCGGAGGGCGGGCCCCTCGGGCTCGGGGACCGGACGGCGATCTTCCGCCGGCTCTTCCACGACGTCCTGCCCGACCGCGTCCTCGCCCGCCGTTCCAAGGCCTCGTTCAACTCCACCCGCTGGGGGCCGCAGGAGCGGGAGTTCGCCCACGGCTGGGACGGCAGCGGCCTCGACCCGGCGTGGGTCGACCCGGTGGCGCTGCGCGCGGCGTGGCTCGAGGAGGACCCCCACCCGGCGGCCGACTTCCTCCTCCACGTCGCCTGGGCGCACGCCCACGGCGTCCCGGTGTGGCCGGAGGGCTCGTCGTGA
- a CDS encoding nucleotidyltransferase domain-containing protein, whose translation MDGTRAGERAVSELLVAVCRDEVGGRAADVPDAALVRAARHHRISPLTHVRLREQAPRAAELLRPDRDVAKSLHIRAGMLLGQVGELLGGVPWVVFKGPVLSELAHPVPGLRPYGDLDLLVAPQDLRRVSAALLAAGWEVGDYEDMLRNPEVPGEMHWFTPAGIPVDLHWAMVNMRSRRRLFTIPTDELLARRRQVRIGLARAWTMDGADSLVHVALHAALAGANRLAWMLDVDQLARQVEDWGVVADRAVQWGAQAQVSLALRRSVATLGTPVPDEVHRRLGTSAPLGALLDAVDRLWPVAAHRSDASVPRLVSRAVRPGAVRTAVQVARNAGQGMRDRVRPAAGPAPDRVPAGPQALEVYLRAVEAGARSAAAAR comes from the coding sequence ATGGACGGGACCAGGGCCGGCGAGCGCGCCGTCTCCGAGCTGCTCGTCGCGGTGTGCCGCGACGAGGTCGGTGGCCGTGCTGCCGACGTGCCGGACGCCGCGCTCGTCCGGGCGGCCCGGCACCACCGGATCTCCCCGCTCACGCACGTCAGGCTCCGTGAGCAGGCCCCCCGGGCCGCCGAGCTGCTGCGCCCCGACCGCGACGTCGCCAAGTCCCTCCACATCCGGGCCGGGATGCTCCTCGGGCAGGTCGGTGAGCTCCTCGGGGGAGTGCCGTGGGTCGTATTCAAGGGCCCGGTGCTCTCCGAGCTCGCCCACCCGGTCCCCGGCCTGCGGCCCTACGGCGACCTCGACCTGCTCGTCGCCCCGCAGGACCTGCGCCGGGTGAGCGCGGCGCTCCTCGCCGCCGGCTGGGAGGTCGGGGACTACGAGGACATGCTCCGCAACCCCGAGGTCCCCGGTGAGATGCACTGGTTCACCCCCGCGGGCATCCCCGTGGACCTCCACTGGGCCATGGTCAACATGCGCTCACGGCGGCGGCTGTTCACCATCCCCACCGACGAGCTGCTGGCCCGGCGCCGGCAGGTGCGCATCGGGCTCGCGCGGGCGTGGACGATGGACGGGGCCGACTCCCTCGTCCACGTCGCCCTGCACGCCGCCCTCGCCGGCGCGAACCGGCTCGCGTGGATGCTCGACGTCGACCAGCTCGCCCGGCAGGTGGAGGACTGGGGGGTCGTGGCGGACCGCGCCGTGCAGTGGGGCGCCCAGGCCCAGGTCTCGCTCGCGCTGCGCAGGTCGGTGGCCACGCTCGGGACCCCGGTGCCGGACGAGGTCCACCGCAGGCTCGGGACGTCGGCGCCGCTGGGTGCGCTCCTGGACGCGGTCGACCGGCTCTGGCCGGTGGCAGCGCACCGCAGCGACGCCTCCGTGCCCCGGCTCGTCTCGCGCGCCGTGCGACCGGGCGCCGTGCGCACCGCTGTGCAGGTCGCGCGGAACGCCGGCCAGGGCATGCGCGACCGGGTGCGCCCGGCGGCCGGCCCCGCCCCGGACCGGGTGCCCGCCGGCCCGCAGGCGCTGGAGGTCTACCTCCGGGCGGTGGAGGCCGGCGCCCGGTCCGCGGCCGCCGCGCGGTGA
- a CDS encoding ABC transporter ATP-binding protein, whose amino-acid sequence MSEEAGEPLDPLDLQIESRNQRRSVGRLWRLLRRSTQLVWGAGRSLFLGLLVVQVLAALVLAGQVLIVESFLSAVLTLGPGDGVPTSLLLATLGLAGLMALATLLDAVRGRFSRYLGESVARRTYQDVLDAATGVSLRYFESAAFYDRLQRVEAAATSRPFQVTQALLGIVGGLTATVGVGAVLVGIHPVLLPLLLLGGLPLILTNRRESRLEFGFTVDQTPHQRRRAYLSYLLTTREEAKEVRAFDLGRPLRARFDELYAAYLADLARHLRRRLTLSTMGNLGSAVVLTGTLLVLVRLIGDGAVSVAQAGAAIVAIRMLQGQVQTLLRSTQSIFEAGLFLHDVDEFMALGTVARDEEAGAPAPEGFEEISVEDVRFTYPGSEAEALRGVDLRIRRGQVVALVGENGSGKTTLAKILAGLYDPTDGAVRWDGRDTREYSRVSVRERVAVIFQDFVRYAFTARENIAFGRYADGPDDERVAEAAARSGAAGFLTALPQGYDTVLSRIFKGGRDLSGGQWQRVAIARAFYRDAELMILDEPTAALDPRAESRLYESLRAVLAGRTAVFISHRFSSVRSADVIYVLDEGRVVESGSHTELMARDGMYAELFRLQAAAYLDAPARE is encoded by the coding sequence GTGAGCGAGGAGGCCGGCGAGCCGCTCGACCCGCTCGACCTGCAGATCGAGAGCCGGAACCAGCGACGGTCCGTGGGACGGCTGTGGCGGCTCCTGCGCCGCTCCACCCAGCTCGTGTGGGGCGCCGGACGGTCCCTCTTCCTCGGCCTGCTCGTCGTGCAGGTCCTGGCCGCGCTCGTGCTCGCGGGCCAGGTGCTCATCGTCGAGTCGTTCCTCTCCGCCGTCCTCACCCTGGGACCGGGCGACGGGGTGCCGACCTCGCTCCTCCTCGCCACGCTCGGCCTCGCCGGGCTCATGGCGCTGGCCACGCTCCTGGACGCCGTCCGCGGCAGGTTCAGCCGGTACCTCGGGGAGTCGGTGGCGCGCCGCACCTACCAGGACGTGCTGGACGCCGCGACGGGCGTGTCCCTGCGCTACTTCGAGTCGGCGGCCTTCTACGACCGGCTCCAGCGGGTCGAGGCGGCGGCCACGAGCCGGCCCTTCCAGGTGACCCAGGCGCTCCTCGGGATCGTCGGGGGACTGACCGCCACGGTCGGCGTCGGCGCGGTCCTCGTGGGGATCCATCCGGTCCTCCTGCCGCTGCTGCTCCTCGGCGGGCTGCCGCTGATCCTCACCAACCGGCGGGAGAGCCGCCTGGAGTTCGGCTTCACCGTCGACCAGACGCCGCACCAGCGGCGGCGCGCCTACCTCAGCTACCTCCTCACCACCCGGGAGGAGGCGAAGGAGGTCCGGGCCTTCGACCTCGGGCGGCCGTTGCGTGCGCGGTTCGACGAGCTCTACGCGGCCTACCTCGCCGACCTCGCCCGTCACCTGCGGCGCCGGCTGACCCTGAGCACCATGGGCAACCTCGGCTCGGCGGTCGTGCTCACCGGGACCCTGCTCGTCCTCGTGCGGCTCATCGGCGACGGGGCGGTCTCGGTCGCGCAGGCCGGCGCCGCGATCGTCGCGATCCGGATGCTCCAGGGCCAGGTGCAGACCCTCCTGCGGAGCACGCAGTCGATCTTCGAGGCGGGGCTCTTCCTCCACGACGTCGACGAGTTCATGGCGCTGGGCACGGTGGCGCGGGACGAGGAGGCCGGTGCCCCCGCGCCGGAGGGCTTCGAGGAGATCTCCGTCGAGGACGTGCGGTTCACCTACCCGGGCAGTGAGGCAGAGGCGCTGCGCGGGGTCGACCTGCGGATCAGGCGCGGCCAGGTCGTCGCGCTCGTCGGGGAGAACGGCTCGGGCAAGACCACCCTGGCCAAGATCCTCGCCGGGCTGTACGACCCCACGGACGGGGCCGTGCGGTGGGACGGCCGCGACACCCGGGAGTACTCCCGTGTCTCGGTGCGCGAGCGGGTCGCGGTGATCTTCCAGGACTTCGTCCGCTACGCCTTCACCGCCCGGGAGAACATCGCCTTCGGCAGGTACGCCGACGGGCCCGACGACGAGCGCGTCGCCGAGGCCGCCGCGCGCTCCGGGGCCGCCGGCTTCCTCACCGCCCTGCCCCAGGGCTACGACACGGTCCTCTCCCGGATCTTCAAGGGTGGGCGCGACCTGTCGGGAGGCCAGTGGCAGCGCGTGGCGATCGCCCGCGCCTTCTACCGCGACGCCGAGCTCATGATCCTCGACGAGCCCACGGCAGCGCTGGACCCGCGAGCCGAGAGCAGGCTGTACGAGTCGCTGCGCGCCGTGCTCGCCGGGCGTACGGCCGTCTTCATCTCCCACCGCTTCTCCTCGGTGCGCTCGGCGGACGTCATCTACGTCCTCGACGAGGGCCGGGTGGTGGAGTCCGGCTCGCACACCGAGCTCATGGCCCGCGACGGGATGTACGCAGAGCTGTTCCGGCTGCAGGCGGCGGCCTACCTCGACGCCCCCGCCCGCGAGTGA
- the rpsI gene encoding 30S ribosomal protein S9, whose protein sequence is MAETTPEIELDDENVPSSYTTETEAPAQGAGQSLTAPGQALGRRKEAVARVRLVPGTGNWTINGRTLEDYFPNKLHQQLVKSPFTLLDIEGRFDVIARIHGGGISGQAGALRLGVARALNEIDAESNRPTLKKAGFLTRDARAVERKKAGLKKARKAPQYSKR, encoded by the coding sequence GTGGCTGAGACCACTCCTGAGATCGAGCTGGACGACGAGAACGTCCCCAGCAGCTACACCACCGAGACCGAGGCGCCCGCCCAGGGCGCCGGTCAGAGCCTCACCGCTCCGGGCCAGGCGCTCGGTCGCCGCAAGGAAGCGGTCGCGCGCGTCCGACTCGTCCCCGGGACGGGCAACTGGACCATCAACGGCCGCACGCTCGAGGACTACTTCCCCAACAAGCTGCACCAGCAGCTCGTGAAGTCCCCGTTCACGCTCCTCGACATCGAGGGCCGCTTCGACGTCATCGCCCGGATCCACGGCGGCGGCATCTCCGGTCAGGCCGGCGCGCTGCGCCTCGGCGTGGCCCGCGCCCTCAACGAGATCGACGCGGAGTCCAACCGCCCGACGCTGAAGAAGGCCGGGTTCCTCACTCGCGACGCCCGCGCCGTCGAGCGCAAGAAGGCCGGCCTCAAGAAGGCCCGTAAGGCCCCGCAGTACTCCAAGCGCTGA
- a CDS encoding DedA family protein, producing the protein MSEAMMGIEAWVLGMADSPWLLVAVLTLAMIDGFFPPVPSESIVIAVAVLAMTGEGPNLWLLILVAATGAFAGDLIAYTIGTKVPIDRLRIFQGRRGQASLGWARRALVHRGTVLILSARFIPIGRVAVNMTAGAVRFPRPRFVLVAGIAAILWGGYATLLGMGAGVFLHDHPLVAVGVGVAGGVLLGFGVDALLRWVHRRLGSKLPESLGALDPDYVPPADPPAPGRGSDERTSTSG; encoded by the coding sequence GTGAGCGAGGCGATGATGGGGATCGAGGCCTGGGTCCTCGGCATGGCCGACTCCCCGTGGCTCCTGGTCGCCGTCCTCACGCTCGCCATGATCGACGGGTTCTTCCCGCCGGTCCCCAGCGAGTCGATCGTCATCGCCGTCGCCGTGCTCGCGATGACCGGGGAGGGGCCCAACCTGTGGCTGCTCATCCTCGTCGCCGCGACGGGCGCGTTCGCCGGGGACCTCATCGCGTACACGATCGGCACGAAGGTGCCCATCGACCGGTTGCGGATCTTCCAGGGAAGACGCGGGCAGGCCAGCCTGGGCTGGGCCAGGCGCGCCCTCGTCCACCGGGGCACCGTCCTCATCCTCTCCGCGCGCTTCATCCCGATCGGCCGTGTGGCGGTGAACATGACCGCGGGCGCCGTGCGCTTCCCGCGCCCCCGCTTCGTCCTCGTCGCCGGGATCGCGGCCATCCTCTGGGGCGGGTACGCGACGTTGCTCGGCATGGGCGCCGGCGTCTTCCTCCACGACCACCCGCTCGTCGCCGTCGGCGTCGGTGTGGCCGGTGGCGTGCTCCTCGGGTTCGGGGTCGACGCGCTGCTGCGGTGGGTCCATCGGCGCCTGGGCAGCAAGCTGCCCGAGAGCCTGGGGGCCCTGGACCCCGACTACGTGCCGCCCGCGGACCCGCCCGCGCCGGGGCGCGGCAGCGACGAGCGCACGAGCACCTCCGGCTAG
- a CDS encoding phosphoenolpyruvate carboxykinase (ATP) → MRPEPPQRLYGLTVAADFPLHQHRPAPAGARVDLTVLDGEPLDGNHGTPAGQVLLDFGQEPDRWYTAVRRPDASVLLRVHGVCDFVLGPDLADVTVHLVRGTDPGMRAIMTTGTLLALQLYLRGNAVLHASAVERDGTAVAFLGHSGMGKSTLAALMCADGARVVSDDVVPVAAGSRPCVPLGATELRLRPGAEAVTEAMATGSYRVRTSADDRTVVGLPSPQTEDVPLGAVLIPRPNRDGRLEMERLDPKSAAFAIMSFPRLMGWRDPAVLGQVLAHASWLARTVPVLVAHVPWGPPFRADVAETIWAAVDRTPVAGA, encoded by the coding sequence ATGAGGCCCGAACCACCCCAGCGCCTCTACGGCCTCACCGTCGCGGCGGACTTCCCGCTCCACCAGCACCGCCCCGCGCCGGCCGGCGCCCGCGTCGACCTCACCGTGCTCGACGGCGAGCCGCTCGACGGGAACCACGGCACCCCCGCCGGGCAGGTCCTGCTCGACTTCGGGCAGGAGCCCGACCGGTGGTACACCGCGGTGCGCCGCCCCGACGCCTCCGTCCTCCTGCGCGTCCACGGCGTGTGCGACTTCGTCCTCGGCCCGGACCTCGCGGACGTCACCGTGCACCTCGTGCGCGGGACCGACCCCGGCATGCGCGCGATCATGACGACGGGCACGCTCCTCGCCCTGCAGCTCTACCTCCGGGGCAACGCGGTCCTCCACGCGAGCGCCGTCGAGCGCGACGGCACCGCCGTCGCCTTCCTCGGCCACTCCGGGATGGGCAAGAGCACCCTCGCCGCGCTCATGTGCGCCGACGGGGCGCGGGTCGTCAGCGACGACGTCGTCCCGGTCGCGGCGGGCAGCCGTCCCTGCGTGCCGCTCGGGGCCACCGAGCTCCGGCTGCGGCCGGGTGCCGAGGCGGTCACCGAGGCCATGGCGACGGGCAGCTACCGGGTACGCACGAGCGCCGACGACCGGACCGTCGTCGGCCTGCCCTCCCCGCAGACCGAGGACGTGCCCCTGGGCGCCGTGCTCATCCCCCGCCCCAACCGGGATGGCCGCCTGGAGATGGAGCGGCTGGACCCGAAGTCCGCGGCGTTCGCGATCATGAGCTTCCCGCGGCTCATGGGCTGGCGGGACCCCGCGGTCCTCGGTCAGGTCCTCGCCCACGCCTCCTGGCTCGCCAGGACGGTCCCGGTGCTCGTCGCCCACGTCCCCTGGGGACCCCCGTTCCGGGCGGACGTCGCCGAGACGATCTGGGCCGCCGTCGACCGGACTCCCGTCGCGGGCGCCTGA
- a CDS encoding alpha/beta fold hydrolase: MTVLLVHGIRASRTMWLRQLTALEEAGVPALAPDLPGHGERAAEPFTLDGAHAAIEDAARSAGGAVVVVGLSLGGYLALHWAARTARPVAGVLAAGCSTRPRGPGLAGYRRVARLIARLPDGGRGLNDTLARLALPREAVADLDAGGMALGVMDAALAAVAGIDPVADLRALGDVPVRLVNGRWDHFRLEERRLLAACANGRLHVVPGAHHLVSLVRPADFNRIMLDLVAEVGPGTVRAGGSG, translated from the coding sequence GTGACGGTCCTCCTCGTGCACGGGATCCGCGCGTCGCGGACGATGTGGCTGCGCCAGCTCACCGCGCTCGAGGAGGCCGGCGTGCCCGCCCTCGCCCCGGACCTGCCCGGGCACGGCGAGCGCGCGGCCGAGCCCTTCACGCTCGACGGCGCCCACGCGGCGATCGAGGACGCCGCGCGGTCCGCGGGCGGCGCCGTCGTCGTCGTGGGGCTGTCGCTCGGGGGGTACCTCGCCCTGCACTGGGCGGCCCGCACCGCACGGCCCGTCGCCGGGGTCCTCGCCGCGGGCTGCTCGACCCGGCCCAGAGGGCCCGGGCTGGCCGGCTACCGCCGGGTGGCCCGGCTCATCGCCCGGCTGCCGGACGGCGGACGCGGCCTCAACGACACCCTCGCCCGGCTCGCGCTGCCCCGGGAGGCCGTCGCCGACCTCGACGCGGGCGGCATGGCGCTCGGGGTGATGGACGCGGCGCTCGCCGCCGTCGCGGGCATCGACCCCGTCGCCGACCTCCGGGCGCTCGGGGACGTGCCGGTGCGACTGGTCAACGGCCGCTGGGACCACTTCCGCCTCGAGGAGCGCCGGCTGCTCGCGGCCTGCGCGAACGGCCGGCTCCACGTCGTCCCCGGAGCCCACCACCTCGTCTCCCTCGTTCGCCCGGCGGACTTCAACCGCATCATGCTCGACCTCGTCGCGGAGGTCGGCCCCGGCACGGTCAGGGCCGGCGGCTCGGGCTGA
- a CDS encoding ROK family protein produces the protein MDPVSTDGRAPATLAVDCGGGGIKASVLDAAGTMHAAPVRAATPYPLPPERLLETIRALAEQLPPADRATVGMPGMIRHGVVVSTPHYVTRAGPRTRVLPELVTAWEGLDFQDALSATLGMPVLLLNDAEVHGAGVIAGAGLELVVTLGTGLGNALFDGGRLAPHLELSRSPARWGLTYDEYIGEHERLRLGDAMWSRRVRQVVDSLRPVFLWDRLYLGGGNSRRITPQAVDRLGDEVVVVPNSAGIVGGVRAWALGGISPSRRP, from the coding sequence GTGGACCCAGTGAGCACCGACGGCCGCGCGCCGGCCACCCTCGCCGTCGACTGCGGCGGAGGGGGGATCAAGGCCTCCGTGCTCGACGCCGCCGGCACCATGCACGCCGCGCCCGTCCGGGCGGCCACCCCCTACCCGCTGCCGCCCGAGCGCCTGCTCGAGACGATCCGCGCGCTCGCCGAGCAGCTCCCGCCGGCCGACCGCGCCACCGTCGGGATGCCCGGGATGATCCGCCACGGCGTCGTCGTGAGCACCCCCCACTACGTCACCCGCGCCGGCCCGCGCACCCGGGTCCTGCCCGAGCTCGTCACGGCGTGGGAGGGGCTGGACTTCCAGGACGCGCTCAGCGCGACCCTCGGGATGCCGGTCCTCCTCCTCAACGACGCCGAGGTGCACGGCGCCGGGGTCATCGCCGGCGCGGGCCTCGAGCTCGTCGTCACCCTCGGCACCGGGCTGGGCAACGCCCTGTTCGACGGCGGCCGTCTCGCCCCGCACCTCGAGCTCTCCCGCTCCCCCGCCCGCTGGGGGCTCACCTACGACGAGTACATCGGGGAGCACGAGCGGCTCCGGCTCGGCGATGCGATGTGGTCCCGTCGCGTCCGCCAGGTGGTCGACTCGCTGCGGCCGGTCTTCCTGTGGGACCGGCTCTACCTCGGTGGCGGGAACTCCCGCCGGATCACCCCGCAGGCGGTCGACCGGCTGGGCGACGAGGTGGTCGTCGTGCCGAACAGCGCGGGCATCGTCGGCGGCGTGCGGGCATGGGCCCTGGGCGGGATCAGCCCGAGCCGCCGGCCCTGA
- a CDS encoding DUF5709 domain-containing protein has product MAADPSREPDRAGRLEAVPDEAAGAGGTREQDMMARDVGVAGGAASAEEAAVRVRDENDPIGLTDEGGTPG; this is encoded by the coding sequence GTGGCGGCCGACCCGTCCCGTGAGCCGGACCGCGCCGGACGGCTCGAGGCGGTGCCCGACGAGGCCGCCGGAGCCGGCGGTACGCGGGAGCAGGACATGATGGCGCGCGACGTCGGGGTCGCTGGGGGAGCGGCCAGCGCCGAGGAGGCAGCGGTGCGCGTGCGCGACGAGAACGACCCCATCGGGCTCACCGACGAAGGGGGTACCCCGGGCTGA
- the glmM gene encoding phosphoglucosamine mutase: MPRLFGTDGVRGLANRDISAELALGLGAAAARVLTASTEGSGRRPRAVIGRDTRISGDFLSAAIAAGLTSAGVDVVQVGVLPTPGVAHLTATTDVDLGVVISASHNPMPDNGIKFFARGGFKLEDAIEDAIEESLGTDWARPTGDGVGRIEEDARSADRTYIDHLVAATGRPLEGLRIAIDCANGAASDIAPLALREAGADVVVINASPDGRNINDDCGSTHPEQLQAVTVASGAAMGVAFDGDADRCIAVDHAGTIVDGDQIMGVLATALKERGQLAEDTLVVTVMSNLGLLLAMREAGIRTVQTGVGDRYVLEAMRAGGFNLGGEQSGHVIASDHATTGDGLLTALLLAARVVESGRPLADLASIVTRLPQTLLNVGGVDKARAGQDAVLQEAVAAAETRLGDTGRVLLRPSGTESLVRVMVEAATQEEADLVAGELAEVVRARLSLG, from the coding sequence ATGCCTCGACTCTTCGGCACCGACGGCGTGCGAGGGCTCGCCAACCGGGACATCTCCGCCGAGCTGGCGCTCGGGCTGGGCGCCGCCGCCGCGCGGGTGCTCACCGCCAGCACGGAGGGTTCGGGCCGCCGGCCACGTGCCGTCATCGGCCGTGACACCCGCATCTCCGGTGACTTCCTCTCCGCCGCGATCGCCGCCGGGCTCACGAGCGCGGGCGTCGACGTCGTCCAGGTCGGCGTGCTGCCGACGCCCGGTGTCGCACACCTCACGGCGACGACGGACGTCGACCTCGGCGTCGTCATCTCCGCCTCCCACAACCCCATGCCCGACAACGGCATCAAGTTCTTCGCGCGAGGTGGCTTCAAGCTCGAGGACGCCATCGAGGACGCCATCGAGGAGAGCCTGGGCACCGACTGGGCGCGCCCGACGGGTGACGGCGTGGGCCGCATCGAGGAGGACGCGCGCTCCGCGGACCGCACGTACATCGACCACCTCGTCGCCGCCACCGGCCGACCGCTCGAGGGCCTGCGCATCGCCATCGACTGCGCCAACGGTGCCGCCAGCGACATCGCCCCGCTCGCCCTGCGGGAGGCCGGTGCCGACGTCGTCGTCATCAACGCCTCGCCCGACGGCCGCAACATCAACGACGACTGCGGCTCGACCCACCCCGAGCAGCTCCAGGCCGTCACCGTCGCCTCCGGCGCGGCGATGGGCGTGGCCTTCGACGGCGACGCCGACCGCTGCATCGCCGTGGACCACGCCGGCACCATCGTCGACGGTGACCAGATCATGGGGGTGCTCGCCACCGCGCTCAAGGAGCGCGGGCAGCTCGCCGAGGACACCCTGGTCGTCACCGTCATGAGCAACCTCGGCCTGCTCCTCGCCATGCGGGAGGCGGGCATCCGCACCGTGCAGACGGGGGTCGGGGACCGCTACGTGCTCGAGGCCATGCGCGCGGGCGGCTTCAACCTCGGCGGTGAGCAGTCCGGCCACGTCATCGCCAGCGACCACGCCACGACAGGCGACGGCCTGCTCACCGCGCTCCTCCTGGCGGCGCGGGTCGTGGAGAGCGGCCGCCCGCTCGCCGACCTCGCCTCGATCGTCACCCGGCTGCCGCAGACCCTCCTCAACGTCGGTGGCGTCGACAAGGCGCGCGCAGGGCAGGACGCCGTCCTCCAGGAGGCCGTCGCCGCCGCCGAGACGCGCCTCGGGGACACCGGCCGCGTCCTGCTCCGCCCCTCGGGCACCGAGTCGCTCGTCCGGGTCATGGTCGAGGCCGCGACCCAGGAGGAGGCCGACCTCGTCGCCGGCGAGCTGGCAGAGGTCGTGCGTGCGCGCCTGTCCCTCGGCTGA